One genomic region from Bradyrhizobium icense encodes:
- the treS gene encoding maltose alpha-D-glucosyltransferase codes for MLLEAKEVPAVDAVTDEFWYKDAIIYQLHVKAFADSNNDGIGDFAGLTEKLGYLQDLGVTTLWLLPFYPSPGRDDGYDIADYGDINPDFGTMKDFKRFIQEAKKRGLRVITELVINHTSDQHDWFKRARRSDPKSSARNWYVWSDTDQKYQGTRIIFTDTEKSNWTWDPEAGQFYWHRFFSHQPDLNFDNPRVVSALVQVMKRWLDTGVDGFRLDAIPYLCERDGTNNENLPETHAVIKRLREELDAYAKGKVLLAEANQWPEDVQEYFGRGDECHMAYHFPLMPRIYMAIAQEDRFPITDILRQTPDIPSNCQWALFLRNHDELTLEMVTDVERDYLWSTYANDPRARINVGIRRRLAPLMDNDRRKIELMNSLLLSFPGTPIIYYGDEIGMGDNIYLGDRNGVRTPMQWTPDRNGGFSRADPARLYAPTIMDPVYGYESVNVEAQSRSLSSLLSATKRLIAVRKSTLAFGRGSMTFIRPENRSVLCYVRQYRDEVILCVANLSRSAQATELDLSAFKDRIPLEMLGRTRFPAIGELPYMITLSPYGFYWFELQERDKSEPVPQRAVPEFETLVVPLNATWVSLARERGVFERDVLPGHLARSRWYPERSAKAIHPKLTSAIPFCDIGDNRPWLAFFEATQRNVTTRYVLPMQIEWVRFDRERYNPHALAAVRQGAREGTLLDVATDQIFVALFLRNLQQSLTVDESEQGLRLEFRPTGRFGDKPIRQPEHIRTIESEQPRSTALVDNDYVVKIYRTLQAGPNPEIEMGRFLTDVVNFPNAPALLGSAELVEGNEKSAVGVVHAFIANQGDLWTVSAAYLDRFVEEQRLLAASVHPGEREEEIPYLRYMSQAGRRVAELHVALAGNGELAEFAPEPTGHDDVERWIDDLTLCAGRVFDTLRQRRDTLKDADRALADQVLALQPALRNRLETLLPRELDAANIRCHGDLDLGQLLIVKDDIFIVDFEGAPRRTIAERRRKVPAARDVASLIRSIDYSATAALERALKVAHDEHGKLGAALGDWRDRATVAFFAAYSEAMTDQRLWPNDPSAAEGILTFFLLEKALNEIEHELLYRPDWLRVPLTGIIRTLSQPTFEAS; via the coding sequence GTTCTACCCCTCGCCCGGCCGCGACGACGGCTACGACATCGCCGATTACGGCGACATCAATCCCGATTTCGGGACCATGAAGGATTTCAAGCGCTTCATCCAGGAAGCCAAGAAGCGCGGCCTGCGGGTGATCACCGAACTTGTCATCAACCACACGTCCGACCAGCACGACTGGTTCAAGCGCGCCCGGCGCTCGGACCCGAAGTCAAGCGCCCGCAACTGGTATGTCTGGAGCGATACCGACCAGAAATATCAGGGCACGCGGATCATCTTCACCGATACCGAGAAGTCGAACTGGACCTGGGATCCGGAAGCCGGCCAGTTCTACTGGCACCGCTTCTTCTCGCACCAGCCGGATCTGAATTTCGACAACCCGCGCGTGGTGAGCGCGCTGGTGCAGGTGATGAAGCGCTGGCTCGACACCGGGGTCGACGGCTTCCGCCTTGACGCCATTCCCTATCTCTGCGAGCGCGACGGCACCAACAACGAGAACCTGCCGGAGACCCACGCCGTCATCAAGCGACTGCGCGAGGAGCTCGACGCCTACGCAAAGGGCAAGGTGCTGCTGGCCGAGGCCAATCAATGGCCGGAGGACGTGCAGGAATATTTCGGCCGCGGCGACGAATGCCACATGGCCTATCACTTTCCGTTGATGCCGCGCATCTACATGGCGATCGCGCAGGAAGACCGCTTTCCGATTACCGACATCCTGCGCCAGACGCCGGACATCCCGAGCAACTGCCAATGGGCGCTCTTCCTGCGCAACCATGACGAGCTGACGCTGGAAATGGTCACTGACGTCGAGCGCGATTATCTGTGGTCGACCTACGCCAACGATCCCCGCGCCCGCATCAATGTCGGCATCCGCCGGCGGCTGGCGCCGCTGATGGACAACGACCGGCGCAAGATCGAGTTGATGAATTCACTGCTACTCTCGTTCCCGGGCACGCCGATCATCTACTACGGCGACGAGATCGGCATGGGCGACAACATCTATCTCGGCGACCGCAACGGCGTCCGCACGCCGATGCAATGGACGCCGGACCGCAATGGCGGCTTCTCCCGCGCCGACCCCGCTAGGCTCTACGCACCGACCATCATGGACCCGGTCTATGGCTACGAGTCCGTCAACGTCGAGGCGCAGTCGCGCAGCCTCTCCTCGCTGCTCTCTGCTACCAAGCGGCTGATCGCGGTTCGCAAGTCCACCCTCGCTTTCGGCCGCGGCAGCATGACGTTCATCCGCCCGGAAAACCGCTCGGTGCTGTGCTATGTGCGCCAGTACCGGGACGAGGTCATCCTGTGCGTCGCCAACCTGTCACGATCGGCTCAGGCGACCGAATTGGATCTCTCCGCGTTCAAGGACCGCATCCCGCTGGAAATGCTCGGCCGTACCCGCTTCCCGGCGATCGGCGAGCTGCCTTACATGATCACGTTGTCGCCCTACGGCTTCTATTGGTTCGAGCTGCAGGAGCGCGACAAATCGGAGCCAGTGCCGCAGCGCGCGGTGCCCGAGTTCGAAACGCTGGTGGTGCCCTTGAACGCGACCTGGGTATCGCTGGCGCGCGAACGCGGCGTGTTCGAGCGCGACGTGCTTCCGGGCCATCTGGCGCGCAGCCGCTGGTATCCGGAGCGGTCGGCCAAAGCGATCCATCCGAAGCTGACGTCAGCCATTCCGTTCTGCGACATCGGCGACAACCGGCCGTGGCTCGCCTTTTTCGAAGCCACGCAGCGCAACGTCACCACGCGCTACGTGCTGCCGATGCAGATCGAATGGGTGCGATTCGACCGCGAGCGCTACAACCCGCACGCGCTGGCCGCGGTTCGCCAGGGCGCGCGCGAGGGAACGTTGCTCGACGTCGCTACCGACCAGATCTTCGTTGCGCTATTCTTGCGCAATCTGCAGCAATCGCTGACGGTCGACGAGAGCGAACAGGGCTTGCGGCTCGAATTTCGTCCGACCGGCCGCTTTGGCGACAAGCCGATCCGGCAGCCCGAGCACATCCGCACCATCGAATCCGAACAGCCGCGCAGCACCGCGCTGGTGGACAATGACTATGTCGTCAAAATCTACCGGACGCTTCAGGCCGGTCCCAATCCCGAAATCGAGATGGGGCGTTTTCTGACCGACGTCGTCAACTTTCCCAATGCGCCGGCACTGCTGGGCAGCGCCGAACTAGTCGAGGGCAACGAGAAAAGCGCCGTCGGCGTCGTTCACGCCTTCATCGCCAATCAGGGCGACCTCTGGACCGTGAGTGCGGCCTATCTCGATCGCTTCGTCGAGGAGCAGCGCCTGCTGGCGGCGAGCGTCCATCCCGGCGAGCGCGAGGAAGAGATCCCCTATCTGCGTTACATGTCGCAGGCCGGGCGGCGCGTCGCCGAGTTGCATGTCGCGCTCGCCGGCAACGGCGAGCTTGCCGAATTTGCGCCGGAGCCGACCGGCCACGACGACGTGGAGCGCTGGATCGACGATTTGACGCTCTGCGCAGGACGCGTCTTCGATACGCTCAGACAGCGGCGCGATACGCTGAAAGACGCCGACCGGGCGTTGGCCGACCAGGTGCTGGCGTTGCAGCCGGCTCTGCGCAATCGCCTCGAAACGCTGCTGCCGCGCGAGCTCGACGCCGCCAACATCCGCTGCCATGGCGATCTCGATCTCGGCCAGTTGCTGATCGTCAAGGACGACATCTTCATCGTCGACTTCGAAGGCGCGCCGCGGCGCACCATCGCCGAACGCCGGCGCAAGGTGCCGGCGGCGCGCGACGTCGCCAGCCTGATCCGCTCGATCGACTATTCGGCAACCGCCGCCCTTGAGCGCGCGCTCAAAGTGGCCCACGACGAGCATGGCAAGCTCGGGGCAGCGCTTGGCGATTGGCGCGACCGGGCGACCGTCGCGTTTTTCGCCGCCTACAGCGAAGCCATGACCGATCAACGGCTGTGGCCGAACGATCCCAGCGCCGCCGAGGGCATCCTGACCTTCTTCCTGCTCGAGAAGGCTTTGAACGAAATCGAACATGAATTGTTGTATCGACCGGACTGGCTACGCGTGCCCTTGACCGGAATCATACGAACGTTGTCTCAACCGACCTTCGAGGCCTCATGA